The following proteins are co-located in the Halarcobacter sp. genome:
- a CDS encoding ribose-phosphate pyrophosphokinase yields MAKFKLFSGTANPEFAKKVSQYLNMNVGGASIQKFSDGEISVQIHESVRGQDVFIVQPTCAPTNDHLMELLIMVDALKRSSAKSISAVMPYFGYARQDRKAAPRVPISAKLVADMLETAGVDRVITIDLHAAQIQGFFNIPVDNLYGSVLFVDYLRAKNLPNPIIASPDIGGVARARSYANKLGYDLVIVDKRREKANVAEVMNIIGEVEGKDVILVDDMVDTAGTLVKAAEVLKQRGATSVMACCTHGVLSGPAFDRINSGTLDELVITDTIPAKEKSDKITVLSGTRIIGETIRRITNNESVNSIFID; encoded by the coding sequence ATGGCAAAATTTAAGCTTTTTAGTGGTACTGCAAACCCTGAATTTGCTAAAAAAGTTAGTCAGTATTTAAATATGAATGTTGGTGGAGCAAGTATCCAAAAATTTAGTGATGGAGAGATCTCTGTTCAAATTCATGAAAGTGTTAGAGGACAAGATGTATTTATTGTTCAACCAACATGTGCTCCAACAAATGACCACTTAATGGAGCTACTTATTATGGTTGATGCACTTAAAAGATCAAGTGCAAAATCTATCTCTGCTGTAATGCCATATTTTGGATATGCAAGACAAGATAGAAAAGCGGCTCCAAGAGTTCCAATTTCAGCAAAACTAGTTGCTGATATGTTAGAAACTGCTGGAGTTGATAGAGTTATTACTATAGATTTGCACGCAGCACAAATTCAAGGTTTCTTTAATATCCCTGTTGATAACCTTTATGGTTCTGTTCTTTTTGTAGACTACTTAAGAGCTAAAAACCTTCCAAATCCAATTATTGCAAGTCCAGATATTGGTGGGGTTGCAAGAGCTAGATCTTATGCTAATAAACTAGGATATGACTTAGTAATTGTTGATAAAAGAAGAGAAAAAGCAAATGTAGCTGAAGTTATGAATATCATAGGTGAAGTAGAAGGTAAAGATGTTATTTTAGTTGATGATATGGTTGATACTGCTGGAACACTAGTAAAAGCAGCTGAAGTACTAAAACAAAGAGGTGCAACATCAGTTATGGCTTGCTGTACACATGGTGTATTATCTGGTCCAGCTTTTGATAGAATCAATAGTGGTACATTAGATGAATTAGTTATCACTGATACTATCCCTGCAAAAGAAAAAAGTGATAAGATTACGGTATTAAGTGGTACTAGAATTATTGGTGAAACAATTAGAAGAATAACTAATAATGAATCTGTAAATTCTATCTTTATTGATTAA
- the mnmA gene encoding tRNA 2-thiouridine(34) synthase MnmA, which translates to MKKKVMVGMSGGIDSSVTAYMLQEDGYEVEGVYLKLHNRTNGYHEKNIGYIEDVAKFLNIKYHILDLADKFTQEVYDYFVDSYLEGTTPNPCVKCNRQIKFGAMLDFAKEHGASYLATGHYAKTDGEFFYEADDKTKDQSYFLSQVEKEALPYMMFPLSSYKKEDIIKFGEKLDKAYKKITEKSESQEICFVETVYTDVVKKHANIDIPGKVLDKEGNIVGEHKGYMHYTIGKRRGFTVHGAHEPHFVTKLNPKNNTIVVGKKEALEINEVKIENLNMYIKDLEFECTVKLRYRSKSIPCSVKIADNIGVITLKEAAFGVAAGQLAVFYQNEKVIGSGWIKSTK; encoded by the coding sequence ATGAAAAAAAAAGTAATGGTAGGTATGAGTGGAGGAATTGATTCTTCAGTTACTGCATACATGTTACAAGAAGATGGTTATGAAGTTGAAGGAGTTTACTTAAAGCTTCACAATAGAACTAATGGTTATCACGAAAAAAATATTGGCTATATCGAAGATGTAGCGAAATTCCTTAATATAAAATACCATATATTAGATTTAGCAGATAAGTTTACACAAGAGGTTTATGATTATTTTGTAGATTCATATTTGGAAGGAACAACACCTAATCCATGTGTAAAATGTAATAGGCAGATTAAATTTGGAGCAATGTTAGATTTTGCAAAAGAGCATGGAGCATCTTATTTAGCAACAGGACATTATGCAAAAACAGATGGGGAATTTTTCTATGAAGCTGATGATAAAACAAAAGATCAAAGTTATTTCTTATCTCAAGTAGAAAAAGAAGCACTCCCATATATGATGTTTCCCCTTAGTAGCTATAAAAAAGAAGATATTATCAAATTTGGTGAAAAACTTGATAAAGCATATAAAAAAATTACAGAAAAAAGTGAATCACAAGAGATTTGTTTTGTTGAAACAGTTTATACTGATGTAGTAAAAAAACATGCAAATATAGATATTCCAGGTAAAGTATTAGATAAAGAGGGAAATATAGTAGGTGAACATAAAGGTTATATGCACTATACAATTGGAAAAAGAAGAGGCTTTACAGTTCATGGCGCTCATGAGCCACACTTTGTAACAAAATTAAATCCCAAAAACAATACAATTGTAGTTGGTAAAAAAGAAGCATTAGAGATAAATGAAGTCAAAATTGAAAATTTGAATATGTATATTAAAGACTTGGAATTTGAATGTACGGTAAAATTAAGATATAGATCAAAATCAATACCTTGTAGTGTAAAAATTGCTGATAATATAGGTGTTATCACCTTAAAAGAAGCAGCCTTTGGAGTTGCAGCAGGACAACTTGCAGTATTTTATCAAAATGAAAAAGTTATTGGTAGCGGATGGATAAAATCAACTAAATAA